The Pangasianodon hypophthalmus isolate fPanHyp1 chromosome 5, fPanHyp1.pri, whole genome shotgun sequence genome includes a window with the following:
- the LOC113526045 gene encoding nucleoprotein TPR isoform X3: protein MPRHIPRVKSRMPPKRRQEAHQVRAHMPPRNRMKTNTGFRGNTHHTTRTHSNPGFRGNTHHTTRTHSNPGAQGRGNFHHRKRTNPNPGKRGVRPNQGRNPNPGFRGNTHHTTRTHSNPAHRQVQDKRKIIVQAVKSPRPPIRKIMSAVEILKQKLKANRVLMVRPRVQRTGRPVHMGVTRKKTRKRSALEILQDKLKSNQVLMVRPKVQRITTPAVTVHPVAATVHAHTHARTVSYQPPHRAHRNRTPHSSQQVPSGSAASAQSHKMDSSQADNENIAEITDKSLLFLKKHRAELINKVKNVVRIVDYLELSSENAAIVRAQVTDQERMRKLLEFTTSKRAAEHLIKVLVEQVGDVMEDLNEFSNAGDDAGDDVEDDGGDDDGDDAEDDGGDDDGDDAEDDGGDDAGDDAEDDAGDDVGDDAEDDGGDDAGDDAEDDAGDDVGDDAGVDD from the exons ATGCCAAGGCACATTCCTAGAG tgAAATCCAGGATGCCACCAAAAAGGAGACAAGAAGCTCATcaag tcagAGCCCATATGCCTCCAAGAAACAGAATGAAGACTAATACAG GATTTAGAggaaacacacatcacacaacaAGAACACATTCTAACCCGG GATTTAGAGGAAACACGCATCACACAACAAGAACACATTCTAACCCAG GTGCCCAAGGAAGAGGAAACTTCCATCACAGAAAGAGGACAAATCCTAATCCAG GGAAAAGAGGGGTACGGCCAAACCAAGGAAGAAATCCTAATCCAg GATTTAGAGGAAACACGCATCACACAACAAGAACACATTCTAACCCAG CGCACAGACAGGTGCAGGACAAAAGGAAAATCATTGTTCAGGCAGTAAAGAGCCCGAGGCCACCAATCAGGAAAATCATGTCAG CGGTGGAGATACTTAAACAGAAACTGAAAGCTAATCGAGTACTGATGGTTCGTCCCAGAGTCCAAAGGACAGGTCGTCCTGTTCATATGG gagttacaagaaagaaaacaagaaaacgtTCAG CGCTGGAGATACTGCAAGACAAGCTGAAATCTAATCAAGTACTGATGGTTCGTCCCAAAGTCCAAAGAATAACTACACCGGCGGTGACTGTCCATCCTGTGG CAGCTACTGTCCATGCTCATACACATGCAAGAACAGTTTCCTACCAACCACCACATCGAGCGCATCGAAACAGGACTCCACATTCCAGCCAACAAGTGCCCAGTGGTTCTGCAGCCTCTG CTCAGAGCCATAAGATGGACAGCTCTCAAGCTGATAATGAGAATATTGCAG aaatCACAGACAAAAGCCTGCTGTTTCTAAAGAAGCACCGAGCCGAGCTAATCAATAAAGTAAAAAACGTAGTCAGAATCGTAGATTACCTCGAGCTATCCAGTGAAAATGCAGCGATTGTGCGAGCACAGGTGACGGACCAGGAACGGATGAGGAAACTTCTGGAGTTTACAACCAGCAAACGTgctgcagagcatctgattaAAGTCTTGGTGGAACAAGTAGGTGATGTCATGGAGGATCTTAATGAATTCAGCAATGCTGGAGATGATGCTGGAGATGATGTAGAGGATGATGGTGGggatgatgatggagatgatgcGGAGGATGATGGTGGggatgatgatggagatgatgcGGAGGATGATGGTGGGGATGATGCTGGAGATGATGCGGAGGATGATGCAGGGGATGATGTTGGGGATGATGCGGAGGATGATGGTGGGGATGATGCTGGAGATGATGCGGAGGATGATGCAGGGGATGATGTTGGGGATGATGCTGGGGTTGATGAttaa
- the LOC113526045 gene encoding ribonuclease E isoform X2, whose translation MPRHIPRVKSRMPPKRRQEAHQVRAHMPPRNRMKTNTGFRGNTHHTTRTHSNPGFRGNTHHTTRTHSNPGAQGRGNFHHRKRTNPNPGKRGVRPNQGRNPNPGFRGNTHHTTRTHSNPGAQRRGNFHHKKRTNPNPAHRQVQDKRKIIVQAVKSPRPPIRKIMSAVEILKQKLKANRVLMVRPRVQRTGRPVHMGVTRKKTRKRSALEILQDKLKSNQVLMVRPKVQRITTPAVTVHPVATVHAHTHARTVSYQPPHRAHRNRTPHSSQQVPSGSAASAQSHKMDSSQADNENIAEITDKSLLFLKKHRAELINKVKNVVRIVDYLELSSENAAIVRAQVTDQERMRKLLEFTTSKRAAEHLIKVLVEQVGDVMEDLNEFSNAGDDAGDDVEDDGGDDDGDDAEDDGGDDDGDDAEDDGGDDAGDDAEDDAGDDVGDDAEDDGGDDAGDDAEDDAGDDVGDDAGVDD comes from the exons ATGCCAAGGCACATTCCTAGAG tgAAATCCAGGATGCCACCAAAAAGGAGACAAGAAGCTCATcaag tcagAGCCCATATGCCTCCAAGAAACAGAATGAAGACTAATACAG GATTTAGAggaaacacacatcacacaacaAGAACACATTCTAACCCGG GATTTAGAGGAAACACGCATCACACAACAAGAACACATTCTAACCCAG GTGCCCAAGGAAGAGGAAACTTCCATCACAGAAAGAGGACAAATCCTAATCCAG GGAAAAGAGGGGTACGGCCAAACCAAGGAAGAAATCCTAATCCAg GATTTAGAGGAAACACGCATCACACAACAAGAACACATTCTAACCCAG GTGCCCAAAGAAGAGGAAACTTCCATCACAAAAAGAGGACAAATCCTAATCCAG CGCACAGACAGGTGCAGGACAAAAGGAAAATCATTGTTCAGGCAGTAAAGAGCCCGAGGCCACCAATCAGGAAAATCATGTCAG CGGTGGAGATACTTAAACAGAAACTGAAAGCTAATCGAGTACTGATGGTTCGTCCCAGAGTCCAAAGGACAGGTCGTCCTGTTCATATGG gagttacaagaaagaaaacaagaaaacgtTCAG CGCTGGAGATACTGCAAGACAAGCTGAAATCTAATCAAGTACTGATGGTTCGTCCCAAAGTCCAAAGAATAACTACACCGGCGGTGACTGTCCATCCTGTGG CTACTGTCCATGCTCATACACATGCAAGAACAGTTTCCTACCAACCACCACATCGAGCGCATCGAAACAGGACTCCACATTCCAGCCAACAAGTGCCCAGTGGTTCTGCAGCCTCTG CTCAGAGCCATAAGATGGACAGCTCTCAAGCTGATAATGAGAATATTGCAG aaatCACAGACAAAAGCCTGCTGTTTCTAAAGAAGCACCGAGCCGAGCTAATCAATAAAGTAAAAAACGTAGTCAGAATCGTAGATTACCTCGAGCTATCCAGTGAAAATGCAGCGATTGTGCGAGCACAGGTGACGGACCAGGAACGGATGAGGAAACTTCTGGAGTTTACAACCAGCAAACGTgctgcagagcatctgattaAAGTCTTGGTGGAACAAGTAGGTGATGTCATGGAGGATCTTAATGAATTCAGCAATGCTGGAGATGATGCTGGAGATGATGTAGAGGATGATGGTGGggatgatgatggagatgatgcGGAGGATGATGGTGGggatgatgatggagatgatgcGGAGGATGATGGTGGGGATGATGCTGGAGATGATGCGGAGGATGATGCAGGGGATGATGTTGGGGATGATGCGGAGGATGATGGTGGGGATGATGCTGGAGATGATGCGGAGGATGATGCAGGGGATGATGTTGGGGATGATGCTGGGGTTGATGAttaa
- the LOC113526045 gene encoding nucleoprotein TPR isoform X1, translating into MPRHIPRVKSRMPPKRRQEAHQVRAHMPPRNRMKTNTGFRGNTHHTTRTHSNPGFRGNTHHTTRTHSNPGAQGRGNFHHRKRTNPNPGKRGVRPNQGRNPNPGFRGNTHHTTRTHSNPGAQRRGNFHHKKRTNPNPAHRQVQDKRKIIVQAVKSPRPPIRKIMSAVEILKQKLKANRVLMVRPRVQRTGRPVHMGVTRKKTRKRSALEILQDKLKSNQVLMVRPKVQRITTPAVTVHPVAATVHAHTHARTVSYQPPHRAHRNRTPHSSQQVPSGSAASAQSHKMDSSQADNENIAEITDKSLLFLKKHRAELINKVKNVVRIVDYLELSSENAAIVRAQVTDQERMRKLLEFTTSKRAAEHLIKVLVEQVGDVMEDLNEFSNAGDDAGDDVEDDGGDDDGDDAEDDGGDDDGDDAEDDGGDDAGDDAEDDAGDDVGDDAEDDGGDDAGDDAEDDAGDDVGDDAGVDD; encoded by the exons ATGCCAAGGCACATTCCTAGAG tgAAATCCAGGATGCCACCAAAAAGGAGACAAGAAGCTCATcaag tcagAGCCCATATGCCTCCAAGAAACAGAATGAAGACTAATACAG GATTTAGAggaaacacacatcacacaacaAGAACACATTCTAACCCGG GATTTAGAGGAAACACGCATCACACAACAAGAACACATTCTAACCCAG GTGCCCAAGGAAGAGGAAACTTCCATCACAGAAAGAGGACAAATCCTAATCCAG GGAAAAGAGGGGTACGGCCAAACCAAGGAAGAAATCCTAATCCAg GATTTAGAGGAAACACGCATCACACAACAAGAACACATTCTAACCCAG GTGCCCAAAGAAGAGGAAACTTCCATCACAAAAAGAGGACAAATCCTAATCCAG CGCACAGACAGGTGCAGGACAAAAGGAAAATCATTGTTCAGGCAGTAAAGAGCCCGAGGCCACCAATCAGGAAAATCATGTCAG CGGTGGAGATACTTAAACAGAAACTGAAAGCTAATCGAGTACTGATGGTTCGTCCCAGAGTCCAAAGGACAGGTCGTCCTGTTCATATGG gagttacaagaaagaaaacaagaaaacgtTCAG CGCTGGAGATACTGCAAGACAAGCTGAAATCTAATCAAGTACTGATGGTTCGTCCCAAAGTCCAAAGAATAACTACACCGGCGGTGACTGTCCATCCTGTGG CAGCTACTGTCCATGCTCATACACATGCAAGAACAGTTTCCTACCAACCACCACATCGAGCGCATCGAAACAGGACTCCACATTCCAGCCAACAAGTGCCCAGTGGTTCTGCAGCCTCTG CTCAGAGCCATAAGATGGACAGCTCTCAAGCTGATAATGAGAATATTGCAG aaatCACAGACAAAAGCCTGCTGTTTCTAAAGAAGCACCGAGCCGAGCTAATCAATAAAGTAAAAAACGTAGTCAGAATCGTAGATTACCTCGAGCTATCCAGTGAAAATGCAGCGATTGTGCGAGCACAGGTGACGGACCAGGAACGGATGAGGAAACTTCTGGAGTTTACAACCAGCAAACGTgctgcagagcatctgattaAAGTCTTGGTGGAACAAGTAGGTGATGTCATGGAGGATCTTAATGAATTCAGCAATGCTGGAGATGATGCTGGAGATGATGTAGAGGATGATGGTGGggatgatgatggagatgatgcGGAGGATGATGGTGGggatgatgatggagatgatgcGGAGGATGATGGTGGGGATGATGCTGGAGATGATGCGGAGGATGATGCAGGGGATGATGTTGGGGATGATGCGGAGGATGATGGTGGGGATGATGCTGGAGATGATGCGGAGGATGATGCAGGGGATGATGTTGGGGATGATGCTGGGGTTGATGAttaa